The following are from one region of the Tachysurus fulvidraco isolate hzauxx_2018 chromosome 24, HZAU_PFXX_2.0, whole genome shotgun sequence genome:
- the LOC113648416 gene encoding olfactory receptor 10J4-like: MDSYSTNFTNTYLTLEGLVDLEHYRYVYFMFTLTAYIMMICFNTVIISVIFRNKHLHEPMYIFIAALLCNALFGSTAIYPKLLTDLLSEKQTVSYKGCLFQAFCLYTYATSEFTLLSVMAYDRYVSICKPLHYTTLVKMSTVRKLLFLSWFLPSCELGVGIILSYQLQLCKFKLNRIYCDNYSIVKLSCKDTSLNNIYGLCIFIVAVFPSLIFIIYSYLCILTLCLKNSKDFRRKALQTCLPHLIIFIIFSVNMSFEIINNRVESKQIPHIIAMILSVGYVLIPPLFNPIIYGLKLQEINNNIKKMFWRKKVNLWLQDLAFVVELQST; this comes from the exons ATGGATTCATATTCTACCAATTTTACCAACACATATTTAACACTGGAGGGTCTTGTGGATTTAGAGCATTACAGAtatgtttactttatgtttacTCTTACAGCATATATAATGATGATCTGTTTTAATACTGTTATCATTTCTGTCATATTTAGAAACAAACACTTACATGAGCCCATGTACATTTTCATTGCTGCTTTGCTTTGTAATGCTCTGTTTGGATCGACTGCTATTTATCCCAAACTGCTCACTGATTTACtgtctgaaaaacaaacagtgtCTTATAAAGGGTGTTTATTTCAGGCATTTTGTCTGTACACCTATGCTACATCAGAGTTCACTCTGTTATCAGTCATGGCCTATGACAGATATGTGTCTATTTGCAAACCATTGCATTATACAACTCTTGTAAAAATGTCCACAGTCAGAAAACTATTATTTTTGTCATGGTTTTTGCCTTCTTGTGAACTCGGTGTCGGTATTATTCTATCATACCAACTTCAACtgtgtaaatttaaattaaacagaatatacTGTGATAATTATTCAATTGTGAAATTAAGCTGTAAAGACACATCTCTTAATAACATATATGGactctgtatttttattgttgctgtGTTTCCTTCACTGATCTTTATAATTTACTCTTATCTCTGTATACtcactttgtgtttaaaaaattctAAAGATTTCAGAAGAAAAGCCTTACAGACCTGTTTACCACATCTgatcattttcataattttttctGTTAACATGAGTTTTGAAATTATAAATAACAGAGTTGAATCCAAACAGATTCCCCACATTATAGCCATGATACTGTCAGTTGGATATGTACTAATTCCTCCTTTGTTTAACCCTATAATATATGGATTAAAACTACaagagattaataataatattaagaaaatgTTC TGGAGGAAAAAGGTAAACCTGTGGCTGCAGGACCTTGCATTTGTGGTTGAACTACAGAGCACTTGA